A genome region from Schlesneria paludicola DSM 18645 includes the following:
- a CDS encoding inositol oxygenase family protein has protein sequence MDHHAPSGNPLSRLDDWDDFVEARYPVPGEKAKEDYRKYDSSTRDGVREFYQLNHRYQTYDFVQEKKRTYLPLQKREMTVLEAVEYLNTLVDDSDPDISLSQREHLLQTAEAIRADGHDDWFVLTGFIHDLGKVLCLFGEPQWAVVGDTFPVGCAFSNRIVYPEFLQDNPDSRNPRFNTPLGVYERGCGLKNIHLSWGHDEYLFHVITQAGCSLPEPAQYMIRYHSCYPWHRENEYQDLVDDHDREMLPWVMKFNQYDLYSKSPNRPDWSQLSDYYTSLIEKYLPGKLAW, from the coding sequence ATGGATCATCACGCGCCGTCGGGAAACCCGCTCAGCCGACTGGATGACTGGGACGATTTCGTCGAAGCCCGTTACCCCGTCCCGGGTGAAAAAGCGAAAGAAGACTATCGCAAGTACGACTCTAGTACCCGGGACGGCGTCCGCGAGTTCTATCAACTCAACCATCGCTACCAGACATATGACTTCGTTCAAGAGAAGAAACGCACCTACCTGCCGCTGCAGAAACGCGAAATGACGGTGCTCGAGGCGGTCGAGTATCTGAACACGCTGGTGGACGATTCCGATCCCGATATCAGTCTCTCGCAACGCGAACATCTGCTGCAAACGGCCGAAGCCATTCGCGCCGATGGACATGACGACTGGTTCGTCCTGACCGGATTCATCCACGATCTTGGCAAGGTCCTGTGCCTGTTTGGGGAACCGCAATGGGCGGTTGTCGGCGACACCTTTCCAGTGGGCTGCGCTTTCAGCAATCGCATCGTTTACCCCGAATTCCTGCAGGACAACCCTGATTCGCGGAACCCGCGTTTCAACACGCCTCTTGGGGTCTACGAACGCGGCTGCGGCTTGAAGAATATTCACCTGTCGTGGGGACACGACGAGTACCTGTTTCATGTCATCACACAGGCGGGTTGTTCATTGCCGGAACCGGCGCAATACATGATCCGGTACCACTCATGCTACCCTTGGCACCGCGAGAACGAATATCAGGATCTGGTCGATGACCACGACCGCGAAATGTTGCCCTGGGTCATGAAGTTCAATCAATACGACCTGTATTCGAAAAGCCCAAACCGACCCGACTGGTCGCAGTTATCAGACTACTACACGTCCCTGATCGAGAAATACCTCCCCGGTAAACTCGCCTGGTAA
- a CDS encoding DUF1501 domain-containing protein, with product MSQLLFAPPASEFSSRRQFLRRAGNGFGSLALAGLLAQEGRLVHASPETALNPLASHAGHFAGQAKSVIWLFMNGGPSQVDTWDYKPELEKRDGKELTGFDQTTGFFAGLGGPLMKSPFKFARHGECGAWVSDIFPKMAEHVDRMAFVYSCWTDSNNHSPALFRLNTGMSRQGFPCVGAWVTYGLGSESQNLPGFVVMYDTLGRGVPKGHAQNWGAGFLPSIYQGTALKPQGDPIENLRRVNDQSDTQQRAQLDLLASLNREHRDRHPTETELAARIESFELAYRMQMAAPEALDLAAESESTQKLYGLDNPKCAHFAKQCLTARRLVERGVRFVQIYSGGMENERSWDGHANIAGNHTGFAAETDQPVAALLTDLAGRGLLDQTLVVWGGEFGRLPLVQKGGTGRDHNPHAFTTWFAGGGIKGGTLYGETDEIGYKALVDRVSVNDLHATILHQLGLHHERLTYRYNGRDFRLTDVSGRVVNEILKTS from the coding sequence ATGTCGCAACTGTTATTCGCTCCACCTGCATCCGAGTTTTCGTCCCGGCGTCAGTTTCTTCGCCGGGCAGGGAATGGATTCGGCTCATTGGCTCTGGCAGGGCTCTTGGCTCAAGAAGGGCGCTTGGTCCATGCCTCGCCCGAGACCGCGCTGAACCCGTTGGCATCGCACGCGGGACATTTTGCAGGGCAGGCGAAGTCGGTGATCTGGCTATTCATGAATGGCGGGCCTTCACAGGTCGATACGTGGGATTATAAACCGGAGCTGGAAAAGCGAGACGGCAAGGAGTTGACGGGGTTCGATCAAACGACGGGTTTCTTTGCGGGGCTCGGCGGGCCGCTGATGAAGTCGCCGTTCAAGTTCGCGCGGCACGGCGAATGTGGGGCCTGGGTCAGCGACATCTTTCCGAAGATGGCCGAACATGTCGATCGGATGGCATTCGTCTATTCCTGCTGGACCGATTCCAATAATCATTCCCCCGCGCTGTTTCGTTTGAATACCGGCATGTCGCGACAGGGGTTTCCGTGTGTCGGCGCGTGGGTCACCTATGGCCTAGGCAGCGAAAGCCAAAATCTGCCCGGGTTTGTCGTGATGTACGACACGCTGGGACGCGGCGTTCCTAAAGGTCACGCGCAAAACTGGGGTGCGGGATTCTTGCCGAGTATCTATCAAGGGACGGCCCTGAAACCCCAGGGTGACCCCATCGAGAATCTGCGCCGCGTCAACGACCAGTCCGATACCCAGCAACGCGCGCAACTGGATCTTCTGGCGTCGCTCAATCGCGAGCACCGGGATCGGCATCCGACTGAGACGGAACTTGCCGCGAGAATCGAATCGTTTGAACTGGCGTATCGCATGCAGATGGCCGCGCCTGAGGCATTGGACTTGGCAGCGGAGTCCGAATCCACGCAGAAATTGTATGGCCTCGACAATCCCAAGTGTGCTCATTTTGCCAAGCAATGCCTGACAGCCCGACGACTGGTTGAACGTGGTGTGCGCTTTGTTCAGATCTATTCGGGCGGTATGGAAAACGAACGCAGTTGGGACGGGCATGCCAATATTGCCGGAAATCACACCGGTTTCGCGGCCGAAACGGACCAGCCGGTGGCGGCTCTTTTGACTGATCTTGCTGGCCGAGGTTTGTTGGACCAGACGCTGGTTGTCTGGGGCGGCGAGTTCGGCCGCTTACCGCTGGTCCAAAAAGGAGGAACAGGCCGCGACCACAATCCGCATGCGTTTACCACCTGGTTTGCGGGTGGAGGCATCAAGGGAGGAACCCTGTACGGTGAGACCGACGAGATTGGTTACAAGGCTCTCGTCGATCGTGTCAGCGTCAATGACTTGCACGCCACGATCCTGCATCAGTTGGGGCTGCACCACGAGCGACTGACCTATCGCTACAACGGCCGCGATTTCCGATTGACTGACGTCAGCGGCCGCGTCGTGAACGAGATCCTGAAGACGTCATAA
- a CDS encoding MFS transporter, with protein MNPPSATHTDVGVPQIPAATSSTDASSAFGRWMALIAALLGWMFDGAEMGVFSMVGRAAMQDLLGISGVPTPAQEQQVGMMFGVVIAVFLVGAATGGVLFGWLGDRIGRVRAMSLSVLTYALFTGFCGFAQSPLQLGALRFVASLGMGGEWSLGVALVMEVWPNRSRALMAGLIGAAANAGYLLVGIIGICLTAMLTTFRTSFLEMGLSESLVNMLLANKGWRLMMMLGTLPAVLTFFFRMFVPESEKWEQERGRGGTSMWLTTDLVGVLVGAIGPGLIVWVWADSRVDNTWRIVGTIFGMFVAAVGYIYPVLRFLQRTYAGSSAANNQTGRTIRRMLLAACLSGVALIGTWGSTQWAMTWANQLSEQDKKVAAATEPVAADASVEPHWFTSGMATNPREYTQIATSVGAIVGTILAAMMGDWFGRRIAYCVLCLLSFLSVLWFYQFHAHFGVEFLFASFVLGACTASFYGWLPLYLPELFTTNVRATGQGFSFNFGRILAAIAGLQVGALLKLVAEYKTYAGLQGGYPVACSIICGVYLVGMALIWLAPETKGKPLPE; from the coding sequence TTGAATCCGCCATCCGCAACCCATACCGACGTCGGCGTACCACAGATCCCCGCCGCGACTTCTTCTACCGATGCGAGTTCCGCATTCGGGCGCTGGATGGCACTGATTGCTGCACTACTCGGCTGGATGTTTGACGGTGCCGAGATGGGGGTGTTCTCGATGGTCGGGCGTGCCGCCATGCAAGACCTGTTGGGGATCTCGGGAGTTCCCACACCGGCGCAAGAACAACAAGTCGGCATGATGTTCGGCGTCGTCATAGCGGTATTCCTGGTGGGGGCGGCCACGGGGGGCGTTCTGTTCGGGTGGCTCGGTGATCGGATCGGGCGAGTGCGTGCGATGAGCCTTAGCGTGCTGACGTATGCGCTTTTCACGGGGTTCTGCGGGTTTGCTCAGTCTCCACTTCAGCTTGGTGCATTGCGATTTGTGGCTTCGCTCGGAATGGGTGGCGAGTGGTCGTTGGGGGTCGCACTGGTGATGGAAGTCTGGCCCAATCGTTCACGGGCGCTCATGGCCGGTTTGATCGGTGCGGCCGCAAACGCAGGATATCTGCTGGTGGGAATCATTGGGATTTGTCTGACGGCCATGTTGACCACGTTTCGGACCTCGTTCCTGGAGATGGGGCTATCCGAGTCTCTGGTCAATATGCTGCTCGCCAATAAGGGCTGGCGGTTGATGATGATGTTGGGAACACTTCCTGCCGTCCTGACCTTTTTCTTTCGGATGTTTGTGCCCGAATCAGAAAAATGGGAGCAGGAACGTGGTCGCGGCGGCACCTCGATGTGGTTAACGACCGACCTCGTGGGCGTTCTCGTCGGAGCGATCGGACCGGGGCTGATTGTGTGGGTGTGGGCCGATTCGCGAGTGGACAATACTTGGCGCATCGTCGGAACGATCTTCGGCATGTTTGTGGCTGCGGTCGGATATATCTATCCCGTCCTGCGTTTTCTGCAGCGAACTTACGCAGGTTCATCGGCAGCCAATAACCAGACGGGGCGGACGATCCGGCGCATGTTGTTGGCGGCCTGTTTGAGCGGTGTGGCCCTGATCGGGACCTGGGGGTCAACACAGTGGGCGATGACCTGGGCCAATCAGTTGTCGGAGCAGGACAAGAAGGTCGCAGCCGCAACCGAGCCCGTCGCCGCAGACGCATCCGTCGAGCCGCACTGGTTCACGTCAGGAATGGCGACCAACCCGCGCGAGTACACTCAGATTGCCACTTCTGTCGGTGCGATTGTGGGAACGATTCTCGCAGCGATGATGGGGGACTGGTTTGGCCGAAGAATCGCTTACTGCGTGTTGTGTCTGCTCTCATTTCTGTCGGTGCTGTGGTTCTATCAGTTCCACGCGCATTTCGGTGTCGAGTTCTTGTTTGCTTCGTTCGTGCTCGGGGCATGCACGGCGTCATTCTATGGCTGGCTGCCGCTCTATTTACCGGAACTGTTTACGACGAATGTGCGCGCCACGGGGCAAGGTTTCAGTTTTAATTTCGGCCGAATCCTGGCGGCAATCGCCGGTCTTCAAGTGGGGGCTCTTCTAAAACTGGTTGCGGAGTACAAGACGTACGCAGGGTTGCAAGGAGGATATCCGGTGGCCTGTAGCATCATTTGTGGCGTGTATCTGGTCGGGATGGCATTGATCTGGCTGGCACCGGAAACGAAGGGCAAACCCTTGCCGGAATAA
- a CDS encoding prenyltransferase/squalene oxidase repeat-containing protein, giving the protein MPRVLPILSLLLLSSVMLCLGTELAAQTVGPNADQLAKSRLRATNFLKTTQATDGSWTSPEAPGISGLVTFSLLQGGVPASDPVIEKALKHLQTFVQGDGGIYFPKSHHSNYETSICLLAFNAANQSGRYDNLIKQADKFLRKLQWDDSEKCDKSDPKFGGAGYGRTGDRPDLSNTTFFLDALQAAGAKKDDAAVQNALVFLSRCQNLESEYNTTAFASKVNDGGFYYTPAAGGNSQAGNTDNGGLRSYASMTYAGLKSMVFAGLTPDDKRVKAALEWITKHYSVEENPGMGQQGVYYYFQVFAKSLAALDLDYAQDADGKGHDWRKELAEHLFSLQQENGAWLNKNERWYEGDPNLATAYTLMALKYCDPKLVTKGK; this is encoded by the coding sequence ATGCCTCGAGTGCTGCCGATCCTGTCGCTGCTGCTGTTGTCGAGTGTCATGTTGTGTCTGGGAACGGAACTGGCCGCTCAAACGGTTGGTCCCAACGCGGATCAGCTCGCCAAATCGAGATTGCGCGCGACCAATTTTCTGAAGACAACTCAAGCGACCGATGGGAGCTGGACTTCGCCCGAAGCTCCTGGGATTTCAGGGCTCGTCACGTTCTCGCTTCTGCAGGGGGGTGTGCCTGCCAGTGATCCGGTCATTGAAAAGGCATTGAAACACCTGCAGACGTTCGTGCAGGGGGATGGGGGGATCTACTTCCCGAAAAGTCATCACAGCAACTATGAAACGTCGATCTGCCTGCTGGCCTTCAACGCCGCGAATCAGTCCGGCCGATACGACAATTTGATCAAGCAGGCCGACAAGTTCTTGCGAAAACTGCAGTGGGACGACAGCGAAAAGTGTGACAAGTCTGATCCGAAGTTCGGCGGCGCTGGATACGGTCGGACGGGCGATCGACCTGATTTGTCGAATACCACGTTCTTTCTCGACGCCCTGCAGGCGGCCGGTGCGAAGAAGGACGACGCGGCGGTGCAGAATGCGCTCGTGTTTCTGTCACGCTGTCAGAATCTGGAATCCGAATACAACACCACGGCATTCGCATCGAAGGTGAACGACGGTGGCTTCTACTACACACCGGCCGCAGGGGGAAACTCGCAAGCGGGCAATACCGACAACGGTGGGCTGCGATCGTACGCCAGTATGACTTATGCCGGATTGAAAAGCATGGTGTTCGCCGGACTGACGCCCGATGACAAACGTGTGAAGGCCGCGCTCGAGTGGATTACGAAGCACTACTCTGTGGAAGAGAATCCCGGTATGGGGCAGCAGGGCGTGTACTACTATTTTCAGGTGTTCGCGAAATCACTCGCAGCCCTGGATCTCGACTATGCACAGGATGCGGATGGCAAAGGACATGACTGGCGCAAAGAACTTGCCGAGCATTTGTTCAGCCTTCAGCAAGAGAACGGTGCCTGGTTGAACAAGAATGAGCGGTGGTACGAAGGCGACCCGAATCTCGCGACAGCATATACGCTGATGGCGCTGAAATACTGCGACCCCAAACTCGTCACTAAGGGGAAGTAG
- a CDS encoding S41 family peptidase: protein MMEWRRFGFLVFSAVIWGNLLAGSARAASEDEYFELMKIFVDTFEQIDRNYVTQVDRRELVEAAMRGMINKLDPYSSYIDNKEIRSFNEHVEQEFGGIGIQVTVEDRTHQLMVMTPLPGTPAYRAGVRAGDRILEIDGKPTSEFVEGREMESAVNLMRGKPGAPVTIKIQHIGSETPETIEITRAVIKTPTVQGDHYDSNGQWSFWADEKEKIAYLRLTSFGRNSAEEMHDALKKLQKDGMRALILDMRFNPGGLLTAATTIADYFISSGVIVSTKGRNTEEHVVKALKAGTFGGFPMVVLVNRYSASASEIVSACLQDHKRAIIVGERTWGKGSVQNVIDLEDGKSALKLTTATYHRPSGKNIHRFPKATEADEWGVMPDEGFNLRMTDMEMKELFTSRADREVIRTDGSAPKSDFVDRQMDAGLDILKKQLAEGKTIVEQPVEKDSAKAGDAKPGEGDKKVDDKKSDGTSLVRPASRTPYVDAILEYWRTQFGRKVIAL, encoded by the coding sequence ATGATGGAATGGCGGCGGTTCGGGTTCCTGGTTTTCTCTGCAGTGATCTGGGGCAATCTGTTGGCCGGGTCTGCCCGGGCGGCCAGCGAGGACGAATACTTCGAGCTGATGAAGATCTTCGTCGATACCTTCGAACAGATCGATCGTAACTATGTGACGCAAGTTGATCGCCGGGAACTGGTCGAAGCGGCCATGCGCGGCATGATCAATAAGCTTGATCCGTATTCCTCGTACATCGACAACAAAGAAATCCGCAGTTTCAACGAGCATGTTGAGCAGGAGTTTGGCGGCATCGGAATCCAGGTTACGGTGGAAGACCGAACGCACCAGCTCATGGTGATGACGCCGCTACCCGGGACGCCCGCTTATCGTGCGGGTGTGCGTGCCGGTGATCGCATTCTCGAGATTGATGGCAAACCCACCTCGGAGTTTGTCGAAGGCCGCGAAATGGAATCGGCTGTGAATCTGATGCGCGGCAAGCCTGGGGCTCCAGTCACCATCAAGATTCAGCACATCGGTTCCGAAACACCCGAAACGATCGAAATCACTCGCGCCGTCATTAAGACTCCTACGGTTCAAGGTGACCACTACGATTCCAACGGTCAGTGGTCGTTCTGGGCCGACGAGAAAGAAAAGATTGCTTACCTTCGATTGACGAGTTTCGGTCGGAACAGTGCCGAAGAGATGCATGACGCACTGAAGAAGTTACAGAAGGACGGAATGCGGGCGCTGATTCTTGATATGCGATTTAACCCTGGTGGGCTTCTGACCGCCGCTACGACGATCGCCGACTACTTTATTTCGAGCGGCGTGATCGTCAGCACAAAAGGCCGTAACACCGAGGAACACGTGGTGAAGGCACTGAAGGCCGGAACTTTTGGCGGCTTCCCGATGGTCGTGCTGGTGAACCGCTACAGCGCCTCGGCCAGTGAAATTGTGAGTGCGTGCCTGCAGGATCACAAACGCGCCATTATCGTCGGCGAACGAACCTGGGGCAAAGGCAGCGTCCAAAACGTGATCGACCTGGAAGACGGCAAGAGTGCCCTGAAATTGACGACGGCGACGTACCATCGTCCAAGCGGCAAGAACATTCACCGGTTTCCGAAAGCGACGGAAGCCGATGAATGGGGCGTGATGCCGGACGAAGGCTTTAATTTGCGAATGACTGACATGGAAATGAAAGAGCTCTTCACGTCCCGGGCAGATCGCGAAGTGATTCGTACGGATGGATCGGCACCCAAGTCGGATTTCGTGGATCGACAAATGGACGCGGGGCTCGACATTCTCAAGAAGCAATTGGCTGAAGGAAAGACGATTGTCGAACAACCCGTCGAAAAGGACTCTGCCAAGGCAGGCGACGCCAAACCGGGTGAAGGTGACAAGAAGGTCGATGACAAGAAGTCGGACGGAACGTCGCTGGTGCGTCCCGCTTCGCGTACGCCTTATGTTGATGCCATTCTCGAGTACTGGCGTACGCAGTTCGGACGCAAAGTGATCGCATTGTAA
- a CDS encoding fibronectin type III domain-containing protein: MNRYVVLLMAQWDRARTRHSARSPRRHPGHGLFPYASGAIALEIERIEPRILMSADGVLAKLIATPTYEVVPSAGPAQAYASTGPTGYSPSQIQAAYGFNKLSLSSGANGAGQTIAIVDAYHSPTMLADLQAFDRAFGLADPPSLTIVSQTGSTTGLPQTDPTKGWELEAALDVEWAHALAPAAKIVLVEANSASYADLLAAVHTAAGMPGVSVVSMSWGGGEFSSEASYDSVFTTPAGHQGVTFVASTGDNGAPGGFPAYSRNVIAVGGTTLTLGSSAAYISESGWSGSGGGVSQYESQPTYQNGIVTQTTTKRSAPDVSFDADPNTGVAVYSSFSNGSSSPWAQVGGTSFSAPSWGAIVAIVDQARSQSGLSSLDGATQTLPMLYNLSKTTPSAFHDVTSGSNGYTAGAGYDLVTGLGSPVVNVLVNALSGTTTSTSKLVFQSSPVTGTAGQVLSPTLKVQIQNADGQVVTTDNSIVTLSISSGPGSFTSSSTVSVRAVNGVATFNNLVLNTAGTYKLSASDGNMAAAVSGSLTVSPASASKVVFLTGPANTVTGQTLAPVTVAVEDSFGNVVTADHSTITISVASGPGALANTSTVSVQAVNGVATFNKLILATTGTYTLRASDGALISAVSSTFTIGATLASPQNVIVVALSTTAAKLSWNAVSGTQGYRIFQVIGTQSYLLGTVSSSTTAVQVTGITAGSRVSFKVEAYNSSTVADSAVVSVTMPSVTLNAPTVTVRATSASTALLTWTAVAGTQGYRVYYLSGGVRTLLGAVSANVTSLNITGMSGGTGYQFQIEAYSGTTVSDSAWVAVTMPSNKARASDVLREVVPTPNNFFASLRRSSPV; encoded by the coding sequence ATGAACAGATACGTTGTCCTTCTGATGGCGCAGTGGGATCGAGCTCGTACACGACATTCGGCACGATCGCCGCGGCGGCACCCGGGACATGGACTGTTCCCCTACGCATCGGGCGCGATCGCGTTGGAAATTGAGCGGATTGAACCGCGTATTTTGATGTCGGCGGACGGTGTCCTCGCGAAACTGATCGCGACGCCGACGTATGAAGTCGTACCGAGTGCGGGGCCCGCCCAAGCGTACGCCTCGACCGGGCCTACCGGATATTCGCCCAGCCAGATTCAAGCAGCGTATGGCTTCAACAAGCTTTCGCTTTCGAGTGGGGCGAACGGAGCAGGGCAGACGATCGCGATTGTGGATGCTTACCATTCGCCGACGATGCTGGCCGACTTGCAAGCGTTCGACCGTGCATTCGGCCTTGCCGATCCCCCCAGTTTGACGATCGTGTCTCAGACAGGCAGCACGACCGGTTTGCCACAGACCGATCCGACCAAAGGGTGGGAACTCGAAGCGGCGTTGGACGTCGAATGGGCACATGCACTGGCTCCCGCCGCAAAGATTGTGCTGGTTGAGGCCAACAGCGCCAGCTATGCCGACCTGTTGGCGGCCGTGCATACAGCGGCCGGTATGCCCGGAGTGTCCGTGGTTTCGATGAGTTGGGGCGGCGGGGAATTCTCGTCCGAAGCCTCGTACGATTCGGTCTTCACCACACCGGCGGGACATCAGGGGGTGACCTTTGTTGCGTCGACGGGAGATAACGGTGCACCGGGTGGCTTTCCGGCTTACTCGCGGAATGTCATTGCGGTGGGCGGAACGACGCTGACGTTGGGATCATCGGCAGCCTACATTTCTGAATCTGGCTGGTCTGGTAGTGGTGGCGGGGTCAGCCAATACGAATCCCAGCCGACCTATCAGAACGGGATTGTGACTCAAACGACAACCAAACGATCCGCTCCCGATGTTTCATTCGATGCCGATCCGAATACGGGTGTCGCGGTCTATTCGTCCTTTTCAAATGGGTCAAGCAGTCCCTGGGCGCAAGTGGGCGGAACCAGTTTTTCGGCGCCGTCGTGGGGAGCGATCGTGGCGATCGTGGATCAGGCTCGCTCACAAAGCGGCTTGAGTTCGCTCGACGGCGCGACGCAGACGCTGCCCATGCTGTACAACCTCAGTAAGACAACGCCGTCCGCGTTCCATGATGTTACGAGTGGCAGCAACGGTTACACGGCCGGGGCCGGGTATGACTTGGTCACCGGACTGGGAAGTCCGGTTGTGAATGTCCTGGTCAACGCGTTGAGTGGCACGACCACTTCCACATCGAAACTCGTTTTCCAAAGTTCGCCTGTGACGGGTACGGCCGGTCAGGTGCTGTCACCGACCCTGAAGGTGCAGATTCAGAACGCGGACGGTCAAGTCGTGACGACCGACAATTCGATTGTCACGTTGTCAATCTCCAGTGGGCCGGGAAGTTTTACCAGCAGCAGCACGGTCAGCGTCCGCGCCGTAAATGGAGTGGCGACGTTCAATAATCTCGTGCTGAACACAGCCGGAACGTATAAGCTGAGTGCCAGCGACGGTAACATGGCCGCCGCCGTCTCGGGCAGCTTGACGGTCTCACCTGCGAGCGCCTCGAAAGTGGTCTTTTTGACGGGACCTGCCAATACGGTCACAGGCCAGACATTGGCACCGGTGACCGTTGCTGTCGAGGATTCGTTTGGAAACGTGGTGACGGCCGATCATTCAACGATCACAATTTCCGTCGCGAGCGGACCCGGGGCATTGGCCAATACGAGCACGGTCAGTGTGCAGGCGGTAAATGGGGTCGCGACGTTCAACAAGCTGATCCTCGCGACGACAGGAACCTACACGTTGCGGGCAAGCGACGGTGCGTTGATCTCGGCGGTTTCCAGCACATTCACGATCGGGGCGACCTTGGCGTCGCCTCAGAATGTGATCGTGGTGGCGTTGTCCACGACAGCGGCCAAACTGTCGTGGAATGCGGTGTCGGGAACCCAGGGGTATCGCATTTTCCAGGTGATCGGAACTCAGTCTTACTTGTTGGGGACGGTCAGTTCGTCCACGACAGCCGTTCAGGTGACCGGGATCACCGCCGGAAGCCGGGTCTCATTCAAGGTTGAAGCTTATAACAGTTCAACGGTCGCTGACTCGGCCGTCGTCAGTGTCACGATGCCATCGGTGACGCTGAACGCACCCACTGTCACCGTGCGTGCGACCTCAGCCAGCACTGCACTGCTAACGTGGACGGCCGTCGCGGGGACGCAAGGGTATCGGGTGTACTACTTGAGCGGAGGCGTCCGGACCTTGCTGGGCGCCGTTTCGGCGAACGTCACCAGTCTGAACATCACTGGGATGAGTGGGGGAACGGGCTATCAATTCCAGATCGAAGCTTACAGCGGCACCACCGTCAGCGATTCGGCTTGGGTTGCTGTGACGATGCCGTCGAACAAGGCGCGCGCGTCTGACGTTCTGCGTGAGGTTGTGCCAACGCCAAACAATTTCTTCGCGTCGCTGCGTCGCTCCAGCCCGGTTTAG
- a CDS encoding RNA polymerase sigma factor, which yields MTEEIIEVIETRWSLIQHAHSSGQPESASDARRLLVLRYSPAIRRYVGGIVRNDDLADELSQELLLRLMRGDFGGANPSFGRFRDFLKMAIRNLARTAWQKSQRRKTVDVELDLIGSDAGDSADREWTDQWRKSVLDHAWNRFLMDQGGKSTAGYQALKLKMEFPDADSDELAERLSHQTGTAIRADNFRQILKRARTRFAAHLFDEVRAGLESESIASLEEELSALGLLDFVRHDLPASQGE from the coding sequence ATGACGGAAGAGATCATCGAAGTCATTGAGACGCGGTGGAGCTTAATTCAGCACGCGCATTCCTCGGGGCAGCCCGAATCGGCGAGCGACGCCCGGCGGTTGCTCGTCTTGCGGTACTCGCCTGCGATTCGCAGGTATGTGGGTGGGATCGTGCGGAATGATGATTTGGCCGACGAGCTCTCTCAAGAACTCCTGTTGCGGCTGATGCGCGGTGACTTCGGAGGGGCCAATCCTTCCTTCGGGCGATTTCGCGACTTTTTAAAAATGGCGATTCGGAACCTGGCGCGAACCGCATGGCAGAAATCGCAACGAAGAAAAACGGTTGATGTCGAACTCGACCTGATCGGCTCGGATGCAGGAGATTCAGCGGATCGTGAATGGACAGATCAATGGCGGAAATCGGTACTCGATCATGCCTGGAATCGCTTTCTGATGGATCAAGGGGGGAAGTCAACTGCTGGATATCAGGCCCTGAAATTGAAAATGGAATTCCCCGATGCTGACTCTGACGAACTGGCCGAGCGACTGAGCCATCAGACGGGGACCGCGATTCGAGCCGACAATTTTCGTCAGATCCTCAAACGAGCTCGCACGCGGTTTGCAGCCCATCTGTTCGACGAAGTTCGTGCGGGATTGGAATCCGAGTCGATTGCGAGCCTTGAGGAGGAACTCTCCGCTCTGGGGTTGCTCGACTTTGTGCGTCACGATTTGCCTGCGTCTCAGGGGGAGTGA